One stretch of Plasmodium vivax chromosome 8, whole genome shotgun sequence DNA includes these proteins:
- a CDS encoding transcrition adapter 2, putative (encoded by transcript PVX_094945A), producing MYANHEKDSATSMMNGSYVDSNAGHLENAYKHESSSGGNHLNMAGKGDPFFENAENNKAIGMIRSASNSLMNKGGGPPAEMGSSNMNYMPHVNGQNGKGAMGSGMGSGIGSGIGSGFSSGMNNPRMNSVPPNQMMNFPSMFMGPNMLQPHGANALQSHGANMLQPHGGQSGMHTSMNSSGGGGGDPLDNMQNMQSVQSVQSMQNVKQPAGGMLKHKHNQFMPPGQNAGDNKMTNSQPHSSTSSSSSSVPPNNFMPNQLHQQFQIQQQMHLQHLFHQKNIHPYNMMQPNNPSKFPPQQGAQKQANASILKMPQMLSMNSPDRRSNSISQKMPRHVMNPMDSSSNSQRSANTSSMTSMTNPSSHVNPMPLKYPYKGSSTSQHMSSTSSSKNNSSSNNNSSGNGGNMPAQQLQQQHGLPNPMGSVNHAVGLSMSHNLTNKQGVQQGVQQNVQQNVQPSMPPNMPPNMLPGPHLLQAKQNSQQLLMQSPGSSNQSNVQPLLASSTAQKGVPQLFQHPPSAQQGMQQGMQQGVQHQQNAQQQMGPTTKTMNTTSISGSINRQPSHVSFSHVPLSQQNMPPFMHGNPMHMYQQQPPFFPRASSTPQHMGPQQLSYEWMHSPYMQHQYMLQQGMLTPQQMFLQQQQQQQKQQGMLHHAQQSVPPLHLHAQKQGLSPMQQSMAYQHQQQHHQPQQQMQMQNVANLPQHMQMIPQQHANMPFKQNAAQPFPPMFKDNIIPGSTNFDFMENMNDMQRMGSSLKCHILDVNTSNNISLEGAIEEDIFDSNYHCDICNKDITHAIRIRCAECVDFDLCVNCFSSGKEMKSEKCEHYNYHNYIPIPKYDFPLYKLNWSAEEELLLLDGISKYGFGNWEQVADLVNSAAKIAKTDRECEKHYYNFYLKSNCAPLPDNKRLLIKPDGNPYEIEHVTEKDLNENDDYVQPKSKKNNRTQIIGYWPLRGDFDIEYDNDAELLLADMEFKESDLPQQKELKLQVLEIYNSKLDERIYRKRTVIERGLLDTKSQMQRDKKRTKEEKELYTALKPLSRFHSPQHHEYFIQLLLEEQKLRQRLTKLQEWKTLGLQNIEQVQEYEIEKNRRAKEAVKQQQQQQQLQQLQLQLQEQPEKVGAKALKSNKKECRIKQKEEEDMEESKKLNIDTFVELDLLNEKEVEFCKNMKLPILFFLLIKRLLIMEISNSNLNMLKDINELKLKGYKVGQLYDFFLSFDINQKEELLNTNGNGNLKNSYIRKNEDKRRKLRTNYDYNSFSRSEKVEVDDPNDNGGNAGGAPSNAGNNYAGGNYQGGGYPGGAYPGGAYQGSAYQGSGYAGGPTGGAVCGPSGITNAATGAAPSTTANGSGTPTVRAEMPSESAGNALQTNEESATIPNEPNLNGDPLNDKDLPTSIQSVGKTDEKENLGDPTDKEKTTSSAPVSAPDGATSTMKDKKSRERKVKKEKDEKTTQQLATPKESEGVSSPTKEVSPRSPENLTASQKKKANVKKKGSTSAATTLEGEKTENAQSLGGLEGAAAEEGGANEEEKQTKEVSHDKKEAENKTNESKRSEVEAPPSAATPSAATPGGEKPTDVNAPSPYDEEDKEVEEDYGDLDDDGDDRETNADVDADENEKKSKKKSSKQKTEIKEESSDLVSTMTMKTSIGDSNSTNEILKTSNNSRRKSVDKTKETPSQVKSTSQGKKKTGEANITEEKEMSSSGTFNNADHSSGKLKKGTPKNEDSLSSEIFENTSKKRSNSKSKKSSDYDLSRNDSRVSSHLDLENENSCCVEPFDSSLELDGKLPKGKKLSTPSPSSSSVLSKNDKNRRSKAKSDNLNTDLVSSSVDTKDNDRSDRKAKTADDSLKKKSSKKRKGSTSLVSSSTKKSMKM from the coding sequence ATGTATGCCAATCACGAGAAGGACAGTGCAACCAGCATGATGAATGGGAGTTACGTTGACAGCAACGCAGGGCATTTAGAAAACGCCTACAAACATGAAAGCAGCAGTGGTGGGAATCATCTTAACATGGCAGGAAAAGGAGACCCCTTCTTTGAGAATGCAGAAAATAACAAAGCCATTGGGATGATAAGAAGTGCATCGAACAGCTTAATGAACAAGGGGGGCGGGCCCCCCGCGGAGATGGGCAGTTCgaatatgaattatatgCCCCACGTGAATGGGCAGAATGGGAAGGGCGCCATGGGTAGCGGCATGGGCAGCGGTATTGGCAGCGGTATTGGCAGCGGCTTCAGCAGCGGCATGAACAACCCCAGGATGAACAGCGTGCCCCCGAATCAAATGATGAATTTCCCAAGCATGTTTATGGGGCCGAACATGCTGCAACCGCATGGGGCGAACGCGCTGCAATCGCATGGGGCGAACATGCTACAACCACATGGGGGTCAAAGTGGCATGCATACTAGCATGAATAGCAGCGGTGGGGGTGGAGGAGACCCCTTGGAtaatatgcaaaatatgcAAAGTGTGCAAAGTGTGCAAAGtatgcaaaatgtgaagcaGCCAGCAGGAGGAATGCTCAAACATAAGCACAACCAGTTCATGCCCCCCGGGCAGAACGCGGGAGATAACAAAATGACCAACTCACAGCCACATAGCAGCacgagcagcagcagcagtagcGTGCCCCCAAATAATTTCATGCCCAATCAACTGCACCAGCAATTTCAAATTCAACAGCAAATGCATTTGCAGCATTTATTTCATCAGAAAAATATCCACCCCTATAATATGATGCAGCCAAATAACCCTTCCAAGTTTCCACCCCAACAAGGTGCCCAGAAACAGGCAAATGCTTCTATCCTGAAAATGCCTCAGATGTTATCGATGAATTCCCCTGACCGGAGGAGCAACTCCATTTCGCAGAAGATGCCGAGGCATGTAATGAACCCCATGGATTCCTCCAGCAATTCGCAAAGAAGTGCCAACACGTCGAGCATGACCTCCATGACCAACCCGTCGAGCCATGTAAATCCTATGCCGTTGAAATATCCCTACAAGGGTAGCAGCACATCACAGCATATGAGCAGCACCAGCAGCAGTAAAAACAAtagcagcagcaacaacaaTAGCAGTGGCAACGGCGGGAACATGCCCGCGCAGCAGCTGCAGCAACAGCACGGCTTGCCAAACCCGATGGGCAGCGTGAACCACGCTGTGGGCCTCAGCATGAGTCACAACTTGACCAACAAGCAGGGCGTGCAGCAGGGCGTGCAACAGAACGTGCAGCAGAATGTGCAACCGAGCATGCCGCCAAACATGCCGCCGAACATGCTGCCGGGGCCGCACCTCCTGCAGGCCAAGCAGAATTCGCAGCAGTTGCTAATGCAGTCGCCGGGTTCGTCCAACCAGTCGAACGTGCAGCCCCTCCTCGCCTCGTCCACCGCGCAGAAGGGGGTGCCCCAACTGTTTCAGCACCCGCCGAGCGCGCAACAGGGCATGCAGCAGGGTATGCAGCAAGGCGTGCAGCACCAACAGAACGCCCAGCAGCAGATGGGCCCCACGACCAAAACGATGAACACGACGAGCATATCCGGCTCGATCAACAGGCAGCCCAGCCACGTGTCCTTCTCGCACGTTCCCCTGAGCCAGCAAAACATGCCGCCATTCATGCATGGCAACCCCATGCACATGTACCAGCAGCAGCCCCCGTTTTTCCCGAGGGCGTCTTCAACTCCGCAGCACATGGGTCCCCAGCAGCTTTCTTACGAGTGGATGCACAGCCCCTACATGCAGCACCAGTACATGCTTCAGCAGGGCATGTTGACGCCTCAGCAGATGTTcctgcagcagcagcaacagcagcagaagcagcaggGCATGTTGCACCACGCGCAGCAGAGCGTGCCTCCACTGCACCTGCACGCGCAGAAGCAGGGCCTCTCGCCGATGCAGCAGAGCATGGCTTATCAGCATCAGCAGCAGCATCACCAGCCGCAGCAACAAATGCAAATGCAGAATGTGGCGAATCTACCGCAACACATGCAAATGATCCCACAGCAGCATGCGAACATGCCATTCAAGCAAAATGCAGCACAGCCATTTCCCCCAATGTTTAAGGATAACATCATTCCAGGAAGTACCAATTTCGATTTTATGGAAAACATGAATGACATGCAGAGAATGGGATCCTCCTTAAAATGTCACATCCTAGACGTGAACACGAGCAATAACATCTCATTGGAGGGAGCGATTGAAGAGGACATATTTGACAGCAACTATCACTGCGATATATGTAACAAAGATATTACGCATGCAATAAGAATAAGGTGCGCCGAGTGTGTAGATTTCGACCTATGTGTAAATTGCTTCAGCAGTGGAAAGGAGATGAAATCCGAAAAATGTGAGCATTATAACTATCACAATTATATACCCATACCAAAATATGACTTCCCtttgtataaattaaattggAGTGCAGAAGAGGAGCTGCTACTGCTAGATGGGATAAGCAAATATGGGTTTGGAAATTGGGAACAAGTAGCTGATTTGGTAAATTCCGCTGCGAAAATTGCCAAGACGGATAGAGAGTGTGAAAAACATTActacaatttttaccttaaaTCTAATTGTGCCCCGCTGCCGGATAATAAAAGGTTATTAATAAAGCCGGATGGAAATCCATACGAAATTGAACATGTTACAGAAAAGGATCTAAACGAAAATGATGATTATGTGCAACCGAAATCGAAGAAAAACAACAGGACGCAGATTATAGGCTACTGGCCACTAAGAGGAGACTTCGATATTGAATATGATAACGACGCGGAGTTGTTGCTAGCTGATATGGAATTTAAAGAATCAGATTTGCCTCAACAGAAGGAGCTAAAATTGCAGGTGCTGGAGATTTATAACTCCAAATTGGATGAAAGGATTTACAGAAAAAGGACCGTTATTGAGAGGGGCCTCTTGGACACCAAGTCGCAAATGCAGAGGGATAAGAAGAGGaccaaggaggaaaaggaattgTATACTGCGCTGAAGCCGCTATCCAGATTTCACTCCCCGCAACACCACGAATATTTCATTCAGCTGCTCCTGGAGGAGCAGAAGCTCCGCCAAAGGTTGACCAAACTGCAGGAGTGGAAAACGCTGGGGCTGCAGAACATCGAGCAGGTGCAGGAGTACGAAATTGAGAAGAACCGGCGGGCGAAAGAAGCAGTcaagcagcagcagcagcaacagcaactGCAGCAGCTGCAACTGCAACTGCAGGAACAGCCAGAAAAGGTCGGCGCGAAAGCCCTCAAgagcaacaaaaaggaatGCAGAATTaagcaaaaggaggaagaagacatggaggaaagcaaaaaattaaacatcgATACGTTTGTAGAACTGGACCTGTTGAACGAGAAGGAAGTGgagttttgtaaaaatatgaaacTACCCATTCTGTTCTTCCTACTCATCAAGAGGCTACTCATAATGGAAATTAGCAATAGCAATTTGAATATGCTCAAGGATATCAACGAGTTGAAGCTCAAGGGTTACAAGGTGGGCCAACTCTACGACTTCTTCCTCAGCTTCGACATTAACCAGAAAGAGGAACTCCTAAACACCAACGGAAATGGCAACCTTAAAAATTCCTACATAAGGAAGAACGAAGATAAGAGACGGAAGCTCAGGACGAATTATGACTACAACAGTTTTAGTCGATCGGAGAAGGTGGAGGTGGACGACCCGAACGATAACGGAGGCAATGCCGGTGGCGCTCCCAGCAACGCGGGGAACAACTACGCCGGGGGAAACTACCAGGGGGGCGGCTATCCGGGGGGTGCCTATCCGGGGGGTGCCTATCAGGGGAGCGCCTATCAGGGTAGCGGCTATGCGGGAGGACCAACCGGGGGGGCAGTCTGCGGCCCGAGTGGCATCACCAATGCAGCCACAGGTGCCGCCCCCAGTACCACTGCAAATGGTAGTGGCACCCCAACGGTGAGAGCCGAAATGCCCAGTGAAAGCGCGGGGAACGCCCTGCAGACGAACGAGGAAAGTGCGACCATCCCGAATGAACCGAACTTAAACGGTGACCCACTGAACGATAAGGACCTACCGACGAGCATCCAATCTGTGGGAAAAACTGACGAGAAGGAAAACCTAGGAGACCCCAccgataaagaaaaaacgacgAGTAGCGCTCCTGTAAGTGCCCCCGATGGAGCAACTTCTACCATGAAGGACAAAAAATCCAGAGAGagaaaagtgaagaaagaaaaagacgaGAAAACGACACAGCAGTTGGCAACTCCCAAAGAATCCGAAGGGGTGAGTAGCCCCACTAAGGAAGTGAGTCCAAGGAGCCCAGAAAATTTAACCGCTAgtcaaaagaaaaaagccaACGTGAAGAAGAAAGGAAGTACTAGTGCAGCCACAACcctggagggggaaaaaacggagaACGCGCAAAGTTTGGGAGGCCTCGAGGGGGCAGCGGCAGAAGAAGGGGGCGccaatgaggaggaaaagcaGACCAAGGAAGTTTCGCACGACAAGAAGGAAGCAGAAAACAAAACGAATGAGTCCAAGCGTAGCGAGGTAGAAGCGCCCCCCAGCGCTGCAACACCCAGCGCTGCGACACccgggggagaaaaacccACCGATGTGAATGCGCCCAGCCCGTACGACGAAGAAGACAaagaggtggaggaggactATGGAGACCTGGACGACGATGGAGATGACAGAGAAACAAACGCCGACGTAGACGCagatgaaaatgaaaaaaaaagtaaaaagaaaagctcAAAACAGAAAACAGAAATTAAGGAAGAAAGCTCAGATTTAGTCAGCACAATGACAATGAAGACAAGCATAGGGGATAGCAATTCTacaaatgaaattttaaaaacttcaaaTAATTCGAGGAGAAAATCGGTGGATAAAACGAAGGAAACTCCATCACAAGTTAAAAGTACCAGCCaaggtaagaaaaaaacgggggaggcaaaTATAACTGAAGAGAAGGAAATGAGCAGTAGTGGCACATTTAATAATGCAGACCATTCGTCGGGCAAGCTGAAAAAAGGCACTCCAAAGAACGAGGACAGTCTTAGCAGtgaaatttttgaaaacacGTCAAAAAAGCGAAGTAACAGCAAGTCCAAGAAAAGTAGTGACTACGATTTGAGTAGAAATGACTCCAGAGTGAGCAGCCATTTAGATctggaaaatgaaaacagtTGTTGTGTGGAACCATTTGATTCAAGCTTAGAATTGGATGGAAAATTacccaaagggaaaaagctGAGCACCCCCTCTCCATCTTCTTCATCCGTATTGAGTAAGAATGATAAGAACAGACGTAGCAAAGCGAAGAGCGACAATTTGAACACCGATTTGGTATCTTCCAGCGTTGATACGAAGGATAACGACAGAAGTGATAGGAAGGCCAAAACGGCTGACGACAGTTTGAAGAAGAAGTCgtcgaagaagaggaagggcTCCACCAGTTTGGTTTCCTCGTCGACGAAGAAGTCCATGAAGATGTGA